From Streptomyces sp. NBC_01551:
TCGGTGAGTTCGGCCGGGAGCCCGTCGGAGGCGGCCCAGTAGTCGAGGAGCGCGTCGGCGTACGGGCCGGGTATGTAGCCGTCCACCTCGGACTTCCACTGCTCGGCGGAGACCTCCTCGAAAGCCGTGGGCCGGCCGAGGACCCGGCCGATCACCGCGATCTGGGTCGCGAACGTGAGCGAGTGCGGGCCGGTCAGGGTGTAGGCGCGGCCGCCGAGTCCGGGGTCGGTGAGGACGGCGAAGGCAGCCTCGGCGATGTCGGCCTCGTGGATGGCGTCGCAGTGGGAGCCCGGGTAGGGCAGGTGGACCGGACGGCCGGCCTTCAGGGACCAGGCCCAGCCGCGCGCGTTGCCCGCGAAGGCACCAGGTCGCAGCATGGTGGTGCGCAGCGGGGAGGCCTCCAGGGCCCGCTCCACGGCCAGGTGCGCGGCGGCCAGCGGGCTTTCGGCGGCGTCGGGGCTCAGCACCGAGGAGGAGGACAGGAGGACGACATGCTCGACTCCGGCGGCGACGGCCTCCTTGACGAAGCCCTCGATCCCGGACGCCTCGGCGTAGAGGAAGACGGAGCGGATCCCGGCCAGGGCGCCGGGGAAGGTGGACGGATCGGTGAGATCGCAGCGGACGGTACCGGGCGAGTCCGGCTCGCGGGAGGCGAGGCGGTAGGGGACACCGCGGGCGTGCAGCAGGGCGGTGAGGCCACGGGCTACTGCGCCGCGGCCGCCGGTGACGAGGATCGTCTGCTGGTTCGACGAGATCGACGGGTTCGGCTGGTTCGGCTGGTTCGACATGGGGGCTCCCGCTTCCTAAAGTAGGTACGTGGTGCAGATTCTGTGCGACACATTCCCTGCGTCACACAGATAAATTTGGAGCATGGAGAAGCCGATGTCAACCGATTCCCCCCGTTCGAGTGAGGCGTGGACCCGCGCCGAACTCCTCGCGCGCATCGTCACCGAGAGCCAGCGGCACTACGCCGACTACTCGCTGTTCAGCCAGGCCATGGCCGACCACGTCGGACTGCACCCCACCGACATGCAGTGCGTGGCACTCCTCGACATGGAGCCCGGTCCGGTCAGTACCGGCGACATCGCCCGTCTCACCGGCCTGACCTCCGGCTCCGCAACCCGCCTCGTCGACCGCCTCGTCAAGGCGGGCATCGTCGAGCGGCACGCCGACCCGCACGACCGCCGCCGCTCCCTCGTGACGCTCGCCCCCGAGGCACGCGAGCGGATCGGCGCCGCCTGGGACATCCCCGGCCGGGCGTTCGGAGCCGTCCTGGACGGCTACTCGGACGCCGAACTCGCCGTCATCGGCGACTACCTGCACCGGGCCGCCGAAGTCGGCCGGGCCCAGGCCCAGCGGCTGAACTCCGGCGCGTGATCTCCGGCGCCTGAGAACGGGCCGCGGCCCGGACACGCCGCGGGCGCGCCAGGGACAGGCCCCGCACCCGGGCTACCGAACCCCCCGTTCCGCGACTACGGTCCGCTCAACGGGCACCAGCGCGCGCCGGAGACACGGGAGGGTCGGCGTGCGGATGGAGGTTGCCCGCATTGTCCACGTCCCCCGCCGCCGCCCCGCGCGGCCTCCGCGGAGTGCTCGCACTCGGCGGCAGCGCCCTGCCCGTCTTCGCGTTCCTCGCCCGGCTCCCCGCCGCGCTGTGCCCCATCGGAACGCTCTTGCTCATCAACGCCCGCGACGGCATCGGCGAGGCCGGCGCCGTCGCGGCCGCGCTCTGGCTCGGCCAGGCCGTCGGCGGCCCGGTGATCGGCCGGCTCGCCGACCGGCGCGGCCACCGTCCCGTGCTGCTCGCCGCCTGCGCCGCGAACGCCACGGTCCTGGCCGCCCTCGTGGCGGCCGTCCTCGGCGGGCTGCCGCCGGCCGCCCGGATCGCGCTCGCCGTCGCCGCCGGGCTCACGGTCCCGCAGGTCGGGCCGCTGGCGCGGGCCCGCTGGGCGCGGCTGGCCGGGCCGGACAAGGCCCTGCTCGGCTCGGCCCTGTCCTTCGACACCACCCTCGACGAGGTCGGGTTCATGGTCGGCCCCGCGCTGGCCGGGATCCTGGCGGTGACCGTGCACCCGGCCTCGGCCCTCGTCCTCGCGGCCGTGCTGATCCTGGTGTTCGGAACCCTCTTCGCCGTCCATCCGACGGCGCCCGGGCCCGTCGAAGCGGCCGGCGCGCGGGCCGACGTACGCCTGTGGTCGCCGGGGCTGCTCCTGCTGTTCGCGCTGGCGCTGCTGCAGGGCGCCGCGTGGGGCGGGGCCAACACGGGCGTGAACGCGCTGGCCCGGGCGCTGGGCGAGCCGGGCACCGCCGGGCTGGTGTGGTCCGCGATGGCCGTGACCAGCTCGGTCGCCGGGTTCGTGACGGTGGCCCGGCCGGGCTCGGCGGATCTGACGGTCCGGCTGCGGTGGACGATCGCCGTCCAGGCACTGCTGACGCTGCCGCTGCTCGCGGTGTCGGGGCTGTGGGGCGCCACGTTCGCCGTCGCCGGGATCGGGCTGGCCGTGGCCCCGCACCTGATCGCGCTGTTCGGCCTGGTGGAACGGGCCGGCCCGGCGGAGCGGATGGGCGAGGCCATGACGGTACTGGGCAGCGGCCTGATCGTCGGTCAGGCGCTGGCCGCAGCCGTGGCCGGCCCCCTGGCGGGGGCGTACGGGTACCGGGCGGCCTTCGCCGTGGCCTGCGCGGCAGCCGCCGCCTCGGCGGTCCTCGCCCTGACGTGCACCGGCCCGGCCGCGGGCACGGCGGCAAGCCCGGACGCGGGCACGACCGACGGAGCAGGCGGGGGCACAACAGGCAGCGCAAGCCCAGGCACAGCCGACGGCCCAGGCGCGGGCACAGCAAGCAGCCCCGGCGCGGGCGCGACCCACAGCCCAGGCACGGGCACAGCAGGCACCCCAGGCGCGGGCACGACCGACAGCCGAAGCGCGGGCGCACCACGCAGCGCAGGCACAGCCGACAGCCCAGGCGCGGGCGCAGCAAGCAGCCCAGGCGCGGGCGCGAACGCCCGTCGGTGGGACCGGCTCCGGCCTGCGCTCAGCCCCGTGAGGACATGGCCGCCAGCCCCTTCGCCAGGTCCTCCTGGTTCATCACCGGAGCGACCTCGACCTCGGCGTTGAACTGGAGGAACAGGTCCTCCATCAGCGCCGGCATCTGCGAGCTGTCCTTGAGGTCGAAGACGATCCAGCAGGACCGGACGCCCTCGTGCAGGCCGAAGTAGGCAGCCTCCGGCTTGACCGCTTCCATCAGCTTGGTGATCGTCTGCGGCAGGGCGCCGGTCTTGATGCCCTCGTTGGTGGCGGCCGTGTCCAAGTGGGCGCGGAGCATGACTCTCATGCGGGACTCCTTCCGTCACGCCCACCCTCGATCCGCCCGCGGGCGGCGGCAACATCTCCGCCACCGTCCGGGCGCGGACCGAACGGGCCCGCCTCCGGGAGCCGCCACCAGCCGCAGGCCGCCGGGCGCTCAGAGGTGATGGACCGGCACGCTCCCGTCGTCGGCCCAGTGCCAGTTGACCGGTTCCCACCGCTTCTTCAGGGCCGTGCGCTGCTTCCCGTACGTCCGCAGCGCCTCCTCGACCACCGCGCCCAGCTCCCCGAGGTCGTCCGGGGCGGGCACCCGCAAGACGAGCTGCTGCTTCCCGTGGACCAGGACGAGATCCCCGGTCGGCGAGGCCTCCATGAGCGTGAAACGGGTCAGCGCCTTGAAGGCCTTGCTCTCAGTGGACAGCTTCGCCCGAAGCTGCCCCTCGGGGCCCCACGCGTACAGGCCGTACCGGTTGAGGTGGAAGGCGTGCCCGCGCCGCGGGTCGGCGACCACCCGCCAGCAGAAGCCGGTGAACGGGCTGTCCCGCCACGGCTGCATGCCGCCCAGGCTGCCCGTCATCTCCCCCTGGCCGTTGAGGAGGACGAACGAGAACGGCCGGCCCCGGCTGCCACCGCGGTAGGTCCGCGAGAAGACCGGCACGACGAACCGGTCCTCGCCGAGCACGGCGGGCCGGCCGAGGTGCGAGCCGTCGTACGCGTACGACCGCTCGGAGCCCGGCGTCAGGAGCTCCGTCAGCGCCGGCGACGGCCGGTTGCCCAGACCCACCGGCTCGTCCCGGTAGCGGACGTACGGGCTGAGGTCGGCCTCGCTCTGGTGCGCCGGCTCGGGGTCGAGCGAGGCGATGGCGCGCAGGGCCGGCTTGGCGTCCGGAGTCGGGAGCGTGTCCGCGAGCGCGACGATGTTGGGAATGCGGCTGCCGTACCGGTGGACGCCGTACTCCGTGGTCACGCACACCGCGCGGCCCGCGGGCGTGAGGCTCATCGAGGTCACGAAGGGGCCGCCCGCTTCGCCCGCCCCGGGTTCCTCGGACACCTCGCGGCCCCGCCCGGTGAAGTGCCCGAGGACGGTGCTCAGATCGGGCGCCAA
This genomic window contains:
- a CDS encoding NAD(P)H-binding protein, whose amino-acid sequence is MSNQPNQPNPSISSNQQTILVTGGRGAVARGLTALLHARGVPYRLASREPDSPGTVRCDLTDPSTFPGALAGIRSVFLYAEASGIEGFVKEAVAAGVEHVVLLSSSSVLSPDAAESPLAAAHLAVERALEASPLRTTMLRPGAFAGNARGWAWSLKAGRPVHLPYPGSHCDAIHEADIAEAAFAVLTDPGLGGRAYTLTGPHSLTFATQIAVIGRVLGRPTAFEEVSAEQWKSEVDGYIPGPYADALLDYWAASDGLPAELTDAVEQLTGHPARSFESWVEEHAAEFAPTA
- a CDS encoding MarR family winged helix-turn-helix transcriptional regulator — protein: MSTDSPRSSEAWTRAELLARIVTESQRHYADYSLFSQAMADHVGLHPTDMQCVALLDMEPGPVSTGDIARLTGLTSGSATRLVDRLVKAGIVERHADPHDRRRSLVTLAPEARERIGAAWDIPGRAFGAVLDGYSDAELAVIGDYLHRAAEVGRAQAQRLNSGA
- a CDS encoding MFS transporter — protein: MSTSPAAAPRGLRGVLALGGSALPVFAFLARLPAALCPIGTLLLINARDGIGEAGAVAAALWLGQAVGGPVIGRLADRRGHRPVLLAACAANATVLAALVAAVLGGLPPAARIALAVAAGLTVPQVGPLARARWARLAGPDKALLGSALSFDTTLDEVGFMVGPALAGILAVTVHPASALVLAAVLILVFGTLFAVHPTAPGPVEAAGARADVRLWSPGLLLLFALALLQGAAWGGANTGVNALARALGEPGTAGLVWSAMAVTSSVAGFVTVARPGSADLTVRLRWTIAVQALLTLPLLAVSGLWGATFAVAGIGLAVAPHLIALFGLVERAGPAERMGEAMTVLGSGLIVGQALAAAVAGPLAGAYGYRAAFAVACAAAAASAVLALTCTGPAAGTAASPDAGTTDGAGGGTTGSASPGTADGPGAGTASSPGAGATHSPGTGTAGTPGAGTTDSRSAGAPRSAGTADSPGAGAASSPGAGANARRWDRLRPALSPVRTWPPAPSPGPPGSSPERPRPRR